TGTTGATCTGCTCGGAGCCCGTATCCTGCTCTTTGCTGGCCGCAGAGATCTCCTGGACCAGTTCCGCAGTCCGCTGGATGTCGGGAACCATCTTGGCCAGCAGTTCGCCGGCACGCTCCGCCACTTCCACACTGGACGCGGAGAGCTCGCTGATCTCTCCCGCGGCGTTCTGGCTCCGCTCGGCAAGCTTGCGCACCTCTGAGGCGACCACGGCGAACCCCTTGCCGTGCTCGCCGGCACGAGCCGCCTCGATGGCGGCGTTCAACGCCAGCATGTTGGTCTGGCGGGCAATCTCTTCGATGATCGAGATCTTGTCGGCGATCTCTTTCATGGCCTGAACCGTCTCTTCCACCGCCTTGCCGCCGGCTTTGGCATCCTCGGCGCTCTTCACGGCAATTTTCTCGGTCTGCAGCGCATTGTCGGCGTTCTGCTTGATATTGGCCGACATCTGTTCCATGCTGCTTGAGGCCTCTTCGGCTGCGGCAGCCTGCTCGCTTGCCCCTTGGGACATCTGCTCGCTGCCGGTACTCATCTCGTTGCTGCCCTGGCTTACGTTGTCAGCAGCGAACTTGACTTCAG
This DNA window, taken from Geobacter sp., encodes the following:
- a CDS encoding methyl-accepting chemotaxis protein, giving the protein EVKFAADNVSQGSNEMSTGSEQMSQGASEQAAAAEEASSSMEQMSANIKQNADNALQTEKIAVKSAEDAKAGGKAVEETVQAMKEIADKISIIEEIARQTNMLALNAAIEAARAGEHGKGFAVVASEVRKLAERSQNAAGEISELSASSVEVAERAGELLAKMVPDIQRTAELVQEISAASKEQDTGSEQINKAIQQLDQVIQQNASAAEEMASTAEELSSQAEQLMTTVAFFKLDMSSVTIQQKPMAKAHKVLQQPKAKQVVSTQVSRKKAVNDSGFGLNLAGNDKLDSEFEQF